The window TAATAAGGCCTACTCTTTACATAAATTATTAGATCACTTAAATCTAGATCGATCTCAATTAATTGCTTGTGGTGATGGCTATAACGACTTACCAATGATTGAATTTGCTGGTCTTGGCGTTGCGATGGGAAATGCAGTAGACGAAGTAAAAGCCGCTGCAAACTATGTGACAGCAACTAATGACGAAGATGGAATTGCACAAGTCATTGAAAAGTTTATTTTTAATTGTTAAGATAACCTTTTGGTTATCTTTTTTTCTTATCTTTATCCTCACTCTAAAATAAGATAAAATCTCTGTTTTTTACACTCTTGTTCAAATTCATAGACGTGTTAGAATAAGCTTGTAATACTTATTTCAGGGGGGATTTAATTGAGTAATTTAAAAGGTTCTAAAACAGAACAAAACTTATTAGCTGCTTTTGCAGGAGAATCAATGGCACGTAACAAATATACATTTTATGCCCAAAAAGCAAAAGAAGAAGGATATGAACAAATTGGTGATATCTTTTTAGAAACAGCACACAACGAAAGACAACATGCAAAATTATGGTTTAGTTTATTACACGAAAATCAAATTCCTGATACGATGACTAATTTACGTGATGCAGCAGCAGGTGAGCATGATGAGTGGACTGATATGTATGCTAACTTTGCAGAAGTTGCACGCGAAGAAGGATTTAATCGAATTGCAGCTTTATTCGATATGGTTGGAAAAATTGAAAAACATCATGAAGAACGTTATTTAAAATTAGTTCAAAACATCGAAGAAGGAATCGTATTTGAACGCGGGGACGAAGTCGCTTGGGTTTGCCAAGAGTGTGGACATATTCACTATGGTAAAAAAGCACCTAAAGTATGTCCAGTTTGTTCATACGATCAATCTCATTTTGAAATTCGCGTAGAAAATTATTAAAAACTGTGGATAACTACCACAAGTAGTTATCCACAGTTTTTCTTTTTCGTTTGATCAACATAAAAAAATAGCGTCCAAAAAGGGACGCTATTTTTCATTATAAAGCTTTACCTAAAATTTCTTCAGCATGCTTAACAAGTTCATCGCTTGGTGGGAGTTGTCCGTTTAATGGATAATCATATCCTAGTTGCTTCCACTTGTATTCACCCATGCTGTGATATGGTAGAACTTCGATTTTTTCAACTGTTTTCAGAGTTTTAATGTATTCGGCAGTTTTTTGTAGATCATCTTCATCATCTGTTAGTCCTGGTACTAGAACTCGACGAATCCACATTGGGACACCTGCATCAGAAACTAAATGACCAAATTCCAAGATATGTGCGTTATCTTTTCCTGTTAATTGTTTATGCTTATCAGCATCAAACATTTTAATATCGAGCATTAGCATGTCAGTGACAGCTAATAGCTCTTTTAATTGATTTTTGCGTTCTTCAGTATTGAACTTCAGATCACCAGAAGTATCGATGTTAGTATGAATGCCATGCTTTTTACACTCTTTAAATAGTTCCGTCACGAACTCCATTTGTAATAAAGGTTCTCCACCACTGACTGTAATTCCTCCACCAGAGGCTTCAAAGAATTCTTTATATTTGATTAATTCTGAAACAATTTCAGAAACTTCTGTCACTTTTCCTTCTTTCATTTTCCATGAGTCAGGATTATGGCAATATGCGCATCGAAGTCCGCATCCTTGTACAAAGACAATAAATCTAAGTCCTGGGCCATCAACTGTTCCAAAAGATTCTACTGAGTGTATATATCCATTCATACTAATCACCTTATCTTCTCATATTAACCAATTACATTTTTTCGTGCATTGTACGGCTAATTACATCTAATTGTTGAGCACGTGTTAATTTAATGAAGTTTACAGCGTAACCAGATACACGAATTGTTAATTGTGGGTATTTTTCTGGGTGCTCCATTGCATCTAATAAAGTATCGCGGTTAAATACGTTGATATTTAAGTGATGTCCTTTTTTAGCAACATAAGCATCCATGATTGCTACTAAGTTTTTATTACGTTCTTCATCTGTACGTCCTAATGATTTAGGTACTAATGAGAATGTATTTGAGATACCATCTTGTGCAGATTCAAATGGTAATTTCGCTACTGATGACATTGAAGCGATTGCTCCATGTGAATCACGTCCGTGCATTGGGTTTGCACCTGGTGCGAATGGCTCACCTGCTTTACGACCACATGGTGTTGTTCCTGTTTTCTTACCGTATACAACGTTTGATGTGATAGTTAAGATAGATTGAGTTTGTAATTTTGCACGGTATGGTTTGTGTTTACGGATTTTTGTCATGAATGATGACATAACGTCTACTGCAATTTGGTCTACGCGATCATCGTTGTTTCCGTATTTAGGGAAGTCTCCTTCAACTTCGAAGTCAACTGCAATACCGAATTCGTCACGAATTGGTTTAACTTTAGCATATTTAATCGCTGATAATGAATCGGCTACTACTGATAATCCAGCGATACCAGTTGCTGAAACGCGTTCTGCATCAGTATCATGTAATGCCATTTCAATACGCTCATAGCTATATTTGTCATGCATGTAATGGATGATATTTAATGTATTAACATATAAGTCTGCTAACCATTCCATTACTTCATCGTAACGTTCCATGACTTTGTTGTAATCTAATACTTCATCAGTAATTGGTGCCCAGTGTGGTCCAACTTGTACTTTAGATTTTTCATCTTTACCACCGTTGATTGCATATAATAATGCTTTTGCTAAGTTAGCACGTGCACCGAAGAATTGTAATTGTTTACCAACTTTCATTGGTGATACACAACATGCGATTGCATAGTCATCACCATAGATTGGACGCATGATGTCATCATTTTCATACTGAATAGCTGATGTTTTGATTGACATTTTTGCACAGTATTCTTTGAATCCTTGAGGTAATTTTGTTGACCATAATACTGTTAAGTTTGGTTCTGGAGCTGGTCCTAAGTTATCTAATGTGTGTAAAACACGGAATGAGTTTTTAGTTACTAATGGGAATCCATCAGTTGACATACCAGCGATTGATTCAGTTACCCAAGTTGGATCTCCTGAGAATAATTCATTGTAATCTGGTGTACGAGAGAATTTAACTAAACGTAATTTCATTACGAAGTGGTCCATGATCTCTTGTGCTTCTTCTTCAGTAATAACACCATTTTGTAAGTCACGTTCAATATAGATATCTAAGAATGTTGACGTACGTCCTAAAGACATCGCAGCACCGTTTTGCTCTTTGATTGCTGCTAAGTATCCAAAGTATAACCATTGAACAGCTTCTTTAGCAGTTGTTGCAGGTTTAGAAATATCGAAACCATGTTTTGCTGCCATTTGTTTTAATTCATTTAAAGCACGGTATTGCTCAGAAATTTCTTCGCGTAAACGAATGTTTTCTTCATCCATTACACGTGAAGTATTGTTATGATCTTTTAATTTTTCAGCCATTAAACGATCTACCCCGTATAAAGCCACACGACGGTAGTCACCGATAATACGTCCACGTCCGTAAGCATCTGGTAATCCTGTGATAACACCTGATTTACGAGCTGCACGAATTTCTGGCGTGTAAGCATCGAATACACCTTGGTTATGTGTTTTACGGTATTCAGTGAAGATATGAGATACTTCTGGATCTACATGGAATCCATAAGATTCAGCTGCTTTTTCAGCCATACGAATTCCACCGAATGGTTGTAATGAACGTTTGAATGGTTTGTCAGTTTGGAAACCAACGATTTGTTCTAAATCTTTGTTTAAGTATCCTGGTTCGTGAGAAGTAATTGTTGATACGATTTTTGTATCTAAGTCTAAAACTCCGCCAGCTTCACGCTCAGCTTTAGTTAACTCCATTACTTGCTCCCATAATTTTGTTGTTGCTTCAGTTGGTCCTGCTAAGAAAGAGTCGTCTCCTTCGTAAACAGTGATGTTTTGATTAATGAAATCGCGCACATCGATTTTTTCTTGCCATTCTGTACCTTTAAAGCCTTGCCAAGCTTCCATGATAGTTCCTCCTTATAGTTCTTTAAGAACCTCTCTGAAATTTTAATCCCATTACAAAATTAATTTTATAACAGAATTCTAAATATTGTAAAGGGTTTACACTATACGCATATAACATTTAGTAACTCCCCCTAAACGTTATAACGTATATATCTTTTACAGTTATTATTATATTTCCACCATTGGAAAAAATCAACTTATATACTCTAGTTTTTTAAAAAATATTTTTAAAAATGGGTATAATATTAATTTATACTAAAAAATCCTCTTTTTAGTCATCATATTTTCTATTAAGAGGATCCTAAAATAACCTCTAATTTTATCTTTTAAAAAAACAACGTATCTATTCCTAATAAAATAATAATAATCCCACCAAAAATAGTGGCCTTATTTCCAATGAGATGACCTAATTTTTTACCAAAAGATGATCCTATATAAGAAAGCATAAAGGCTACACCGGAAACTAAGATCGTGGCTAATATTAATTCATTATACATTAACCCATAGGTAATTCCCGCTGCTAAAGCATCTATGCTCGTTGCAATTCCAAACATAGCTAACAACTTAAAGGATAAATCTTTTCTTTTATTTTTTTCAACTTCTTCACATAATTCAGGTTCTCCAAATGACTCTTTTAACATTCTTACACCTAATATGACTAAGATCACTCCTGCAATTAATCGATTATAGGCTGTCACTTGACCACTAACAAATTTTAATGACACAATTCCTAAAATAAATAAAAGACCTTGGAAAAATCCAAAACTCAACGATACTTTTAGACATTCCCTAATTCTATTTGCTGATCCATTCATCCCCAGTGTAATAGCAACAGCAAAAGCATCCATAGCTAAAGCAACAGACATTACCATAATAACTACCAAATAATCCTTCAACGATCATCACCTCTATTTTATATTTCTATTAACTTTACATCTTATCTTGCTTGAGATGAAGATATGATTAAAAAGTTTCCTACTCTTTCGATGTCTATCGATGACTTTCACGTTTTTGTCTCTTTCTTTAAAAAATAATTGACTTTCCAACAAATGGTATTATAATAGTTAATAAGATTTAAAATTTCATATATTTTCATAAAACTCTTATCAAGAGCGGCGGAGGGACAGGCCCTACGATGCCCGGCAACCAATCATATGATATGGTGCTAATTCCTGCAGATATTATCTGAAAGATGAGAGAAAGTGTTAAATTACATCCTTTTATGTAATAGACCTTTCTGTTGATCTAAGCAGAAAGGTTTTTTATTTCATGAAAGAAACTAGGGGAGATAACTGGGAGAAAGGGGAGAAGTTTATGATTGTTCTTAATCAAATCAAAAAGATATTTAATACCGATTCTGGTCCTGTTACTGCTGTTAATTCTATTGATTTATCCATTAGACAAGGAGAGATTTTTGGGATTATTGGTTACAGTGGCGCAGGAAAGAGCACGCTCATTCGTATGTTGAACTTATTAGAGCGTCCTACAGAAGGATCAGTCGTCGTGAATGGAAAAGACTTAACTAAAATTTCTGCTAAAGAGTTACGCCTTACTAGGCAACAAATTGGAATGGTTTTTCAACATTTTAATTTACTT of the Turicibacter sp. TJ11 genome contains:
- the rbr gene encoding rubrerythrin, whose protein sequence is MSNLKGSKTEQNLLAAFAGESMARNKYTFYAQKAKEEGYEQIGDIFLETAHNERQHAKLWFSLLHENQIPDTMTNLRDAAAGEHDEWTDMYANFAEVAREEGFNRIAALFDMVGKIEKHHEERYLKLVQNIEEGIVFERGDEVAWVCQECGHIHYGKKAPKVCPVCSYDQSHFEIRVENY
- the pflA gene encoding pyruvate formate-lyase-activating protein — translated: MNGYIHSVESFGTVDGPGLRFIVFVQGCGLRCAYCHNPDSWKMKEGKVTEVSEIVSELIKYKEFFEASGGGITVSGGEPLLQMEFVTELFKECKKHGIHTNIDTSGDLKFNTEERKNQLKELLAVTDMLMLDIKMFDADKHKQLTGKDNAHILEFGHLVSDAGVPMWIRRVLVPGLTDDEDDLQKTAEYIKTLKTVEKIEVLPYHSMGEYKWKQLGYDYPLNGQLPPSDELVKHAEEILGKAL
- the pflB gene encoding formate C-acetyltransferase; protein product: MEAWQGFKGTEWQEKIDVRDFINQNITVYEGDDSFLAGPTEATTKLWEQVMELTKAEREAGGVLDLDTKIVSTITSHEPGYLNKDLEQIVGFQTDKPFKRSLQPFGGIRMAEKAAESYGFHVDPEVSHIFTEYRKTHNQGVFDAYTPEIRAARKSGVITGLPDAYGRGRIIGDYRRVALYGVDRLMAEKLKDHNNTSRVMDEENIRLREEISEQYRALNELKQMAAKHGFDISKPATTAKEAVQWLYFGYLAAIKEQNGAAMSLGRTSTFLDIYIERDLQNGVITEEEAQEIMDHFVMKLRLVKFSRTPDYNELFSGDPTWVTESIAGMSTDGFPLVTKNSFRVLHTLDNLGPAPEPNLTVLWSTKLPQGFKEYCAKMSIKTSAIQYENDDIMRPIYGDDYAIACCVSPMKVGKQLQFFGARANLAKALLYAINGGKDEKSKVQVGPHWAPITDEVLDYNKVMERYDEVMEWLADLYVNTLNIIHYMHDKYSYERIEMALHDTDAERVSATGIAGLSVVADSLSAIKYAKVKPIRDEFGIAVDFEVEGDFPKYGNNDDRVDQIAVDVMSSFMTKIRKHKPYRAKLQTQSILTITSNVVYGKKTGTTPCGRKAGEPFAPGANPMHGRDSHGAIASMSSVAKLPFESAQDGISNTFSLVPKSLGRTDEERNKNLVAIMDAYVAKKGHHLNINVFNRDTLLDAMEHPEKYPQLTIRVSGYAVNFIKLTRAQQLDVISRTMHEKM
- a CDS encoding manganese efflux pump, which gives rise to MKDYLVVIMVMSVALAMDAFAVAITLGMNGSANRIRECLKVSLSFGFFQGLLFILGIVSLKFVSGQVTAYNRLIAGVILVILGVRMLKESFGEPELCEEVEKNKRKDLSFKLLAMFGIATSIDALAAGITYGLMYNELILATILVSGVAFMLSYIGSSFGKKLGHLIGNKATIFGGIIIILLGIDTLFF